ACGACGGCAGGCGACGTCCTGCGGATCCTGATCGACAACGGCCTGGACGGGATGGCCCGGGCGCTGGAGACGCTGATGAACGAGGCGATGAAGCTCGAGCGCGCCGAGTTCCTCGGCGCCGCGCCCCACGAGCGCACCGAGTCCCGGCGCGGCTGCGCGAAGGGCTTCAAGCCCCGCGAGATCCGCACCCGCGCCGGCGCGCTGCGCCTGGCCGTGCCGCAAGTGCGCGACGTCGAGGAGCCGTTCCACCCGAGGTCCCTGGAGCGCGGGGCGCGCAGCGAGCGCGCGCTCAAGCTGGCGATCGCCGAGATGTCCGTGCAGGACGTCTCGACGCGCCGCGTCGCGGCGGTCGAGGCGCCGTCCGGGACGTAGGTCGGCTCGACGCAGGTCTCCCGCGCCGCGCGGCTGCTCGACGAGGAGCTCGAGGCGTGGCGGACGCAGCCGATCGGCGAGACGCCGTACCTGATCCTCGACGCGCGCTCCGAGAAGGTGCGCCGCGGCGGTGCGGTGATCGACTGCGCCGTGCTCGTCGCCGTCGGCGTCGGGATCGACCGCCGCCGCGTGCTCCGGGTCGGCGTCTCGCTCTCCGAGGCGGAGGTCCACTGGCGGGAGCTCCTCGCCTCGCTCACGGGCCGCGGCCTGATCGGCGTGCGGCTCGTGGTGAGCGACGACCACGCCGGCCTCAAGGCCGCGCGCCGCGCCGAGCTGCCGGGCGTGGCTCGGCGGCGGCGCCAGTTCCCTCTGCAGCGAAACGTCGTCGCCTACGTGCCGCAGGCCCCGATGCGCCGCGAGGTCGCCCGCGCGATCCGCGGCGTCTTCACCGCGCCCGACCGGGAGAGGCCGGAACGCGTGCTGGCCGCCCACCCCTTGTCTCGCCGCGCTCCGGCCGACCCGATTCCCGGGCGCGGCGACGTCTGTTGTCAATCGCGGCGCAGCGCTCGGCTGCCCACGCGACTATCTTCGGGCCTCTATTCCGTTCGTTTGCGATTCCGTTCAACGATGGACCGGAGCGTCGCCAGCGTTCTCTTGCCGCCTTGGGACAAGTCGCGATGGAGCATCCGGTGGCAGTTCGAGCAGACCAAGACGAGGTCCTCCAAGGAGGTCTTTCGAGAACCAGCGCTTTGAGCGAGGGGCACGACGTGGTGGCACTCGATGAAGCCGCGGCCCAGCTTCCCGTAAACGCTTTCGAAGCTGAACCCGCAGATCGAGCAGCGCACGGGCCGCTCTGCCTTCGCTTTCTTGATTTCCACAAGTCTGGGATTTCGCTCGCGGCGGTAGTGCCTGACCAAACGCCCCCGTCCTTCTTGGCCCTCGTAGTCCTCGTCGCGGTCTTCGCCACGGCCGCGGCGCGGGCGCGACGAGACCTTGAGGAGTCGATCCAGCGCCTTCGCCGAGTCCACGGTGAGCTCGCGAACGCCGCGCATCGTTTGACCATCGACCTTGCCGTCGCGCAGAAGAACCGGAGTCTCTTCCGCACCGCGGCGGAACCGGAGTCGCCGTGTTACCGCGGCGGGGATCCGCCGGTCGAACTTCATCATTTCTGCGTCCTCCGGCTCGCACTCCACATGCCAGGCCGCCGGCCACAGTGGGCCGCGTCGCAAATCCGCCTCGGCCTCCTTTTGCCGCAGAACGCGCGCCGCCCTGATGCGGCCGAGGAGATAGAGAGCCCCGCCGATGTTCGTGATGATGTAGACGGCGTCGCCGGGCGCGACGCGTTTGAGAGCGCCGCCGGCGATGTTCGTCAGGAGACGGCTCTCGGCCCGTTGTTCCTCGCGCCACGTCTCGTTCTTCCAGTACTGAGTGAAGTAGCGCAATGGCCTGCCCCCCATTCGCTGGTCCAACGAAACCGAGAGTCAAAGCGTCGCGGGTTCTTCTTCACGCTTCAGCGGACCGGAGGGCGGCAGAGCCGACCGGAGGCCCGCTGACGCTTGCGCCGCGAACTCACATGGGGTCATCGATGACGCTCGATTGGCCGGTTCTCTCCCCGAAGCACCGTCACGAGCTCACCGATGATCGTCACGGTCTCCGCGTCCTCACCCGTCAGTATGATCGGCGAGTAACTTCGGTTCAGCGGTTCGAGAACAACTCTGGTGTGCCGCCAGCCAGACTCCTCGTCAGCAGTCTTCTTGGAGGCATATCGCTTCACAGTGAACGAGCCTCCCGTTTCTGGATCGGCCGGTCCCCTGTACTGCGCGAGTACCATCTTGCCTTGCCGGCTGCCGGCGGGTGTCGCCCGAAAGACAACGAAGTCCCCGTCGTGGATCATCGGCTCCATCGATCGGCCGACCGCCCTGCACACGAACATTCGCTCGTCGAGCTTCCCGATGCCGTCGACTTCGATCCACGCTTCCGGTTCAACCGACTCACCGGCACCGAAGTACCCTGCCGCGGCCCTCAGGCTGAAGAGAGGCAGCAAGGACTTGAACGCCTCGCGCCTCACCCGCTCGTCCTCACACGACACGAGGGCGAGCTGTGGCGCAGGCCGCACGCCTATGAGCGCGTCCGCTAGGTCCTTTAGGCTCCCCACACTGGCGGCGATGGAAGACTCGAACTTCTTCTGCGGAACAAATAGATAGCGCCACTGACCGTACTTCGTCGTGCTCATCTTCTCGCACCAGCTGCTTGCCGCTTCGCTCTTCAGCGCCGTGTTCGTCCTGATCTCGCCTTTCGTTTCGGCCAGCCACATCATCTCGCGCCCGTCGGCATCTCGCGCCGCGATGATGAAGTCCGGAAAGTACTGCCTCGGTCGATTGCTCTCGTAGTACGTCACAGAGAAACCGAGGCGCTCGTTCTTAAAGTACCGGACGACGTCCTTCGCGTTGTCGAGGAACTCTGCGAACTGCTTCTCGAGGTCCGTATGGCAAGGAACCTTGTTCGTGTGGCAGCGATTGCCGTTTGCGACGATACCGGTCCACTGGAAGCGGCGAAGGTTCGCAGTGTCCAGAAACTCCGGATTGCCGAGTATCGGAACCGCCTCCACTCCGGTCGAGCCCGCGCCCCGGATCGCCGTGCCCAGGGCGTCGAGCGCCTGACGCCGCCAGTAGTAGATCCCGATGTCGCGCACGTCAGCCTTGAGTGCGCCTGATTCCAGTGGCACGACGCGAGAGTCGAGATAGCGACGTGACACCTCGAGCAGCTCGTCGAACGTAGGGCCGATTCCGAGATCCGCCGCGGCGCCGGGATTCGTCTCGGCGTGAAGCTCCTCCGCCATGAGGAACGCCGTGCGCAAGACAGGCCACTCCTTCCGCACTTCCTCGAGCGTCATGACCGCCTCGGGCGCTCCACCGACGACCGGCCGGACGTGAACGTCGGGCGGCGTTTCCTTGGGGTTGATCCGGATCTCGGGCAGGTCCTCGACTCGCAGCCGGTTCGCAAGGGACTCCGTGACACCGACGGCCCATGACCTGACGTTCGGGACTGCGACTCGATACCCCACCTTCTTTGGATCCGCCTCGATCCAGTGGAGTTTCTCGCCCCACCTTCCCGTTCTCGCTCTCTTGCGCTTTTCGACGGGGAACCCAACGAAGGGGATCCCGAACGCGTCGACCGTCTCCTCGCCGCCTTCGGGTCGCTCATCGAGCGGCTGGTTGAGAATATCGTAGTTCGTGCGCCGGAGGCCACGACCGATGATCTGCTCCGTAAGAAGTGGTGATCCGAACGCCCGCAACCCCAGGATGTGGGTGACGCTCTTCACGTCCCAGCCTTCAGAAAGCATGTTCACGCTGACAATGCAGCGCACGCGCTCCCCCGGCTTCCCCTTCGCGCCGACAGTGTTCACCATCTCGCGCAGCGTGGCCTCGTTCCCTTTGTCGGCGTCGAAGACCTTCGAGTCGATCGGGATCGTCATCCAGCACCTGCGATCATCATCGTCGGGATTCCTGAGGAGGTCGTACTCGCGCGTCAGGTGCTCGAACAGCCATGACGCTTTTTGTGCGTTGTCAGCGACGCAGAGAAGTACCGGACTCGGCCCGCGCATCTCCGGCAAGAGCATCGACGACCAGTCGTCGTAGTCCTTTTTCCACGACGAGTAGATGCTCGCGATGGCACCCTTGCACGACCGGAGGTATTCCTCCTTGGTCTTCGCACCCTTCACTAGGTCCCATAGGTCTAGGTACACATGACCTTGCTCGGTCGGGTCCGGCAGACGCACGACCTTCACGAGGCCCGACTCGAACGCGTCGTAGACCGAGAAGTCCGACACCAGCCACTCGAAGAGAGTCCCCTCGGGCTTCGGCGATCCGGACCCGTACCAGGGTGTTGCCGAGAGATCGAGAACCAAGCTGACCCGTGCGGCCTTCGAAAGCCGCTCCAGAATCTTGCTCCACTTGATGTACTCAGGATCTTCGCCCGACCGAGCTCGCTTCTCGCCGTAGACATGGTGTGCCTCGTCGTTGATCACGAGAAGGTCTCGCCACCCGCCGAGCAGCCGACGGATGGGTGCGTTGGGATCCTGACGAGCGCGTCGCTGCATAGCTCGAAGGACCGCCTGCGGAATGAACCGCCCCGCTTCGAGAGGAACGTCTCGTTCGCCGATCCAGTCCTCCCGCTTGTTCTCCAGCGGGATCCCCTGCCAGTTGCGGACGAGCACGTTCGGCCTGAACTCATCCTTGTACTCGGGGGGCACCGTCTCGAACGCGTCGTAGAGGTTGTGTTCCCCTGACGGGTCGAGACCATCGCCGCGTGGCTGGCCGCTGACGCGGTCGCGCACGGTGAGGTTCGGCACGAGCACGAGGAAGTTCGCCGACAACGATGACCCGCTGACCTTGCGCTTGTGCAGCGTCGACCACGTGACAATGAGTGCCATCACGATGGTCTTCCCCGTGCCGGTAGCCAGCTTCAGCGCATAGCGGAGCAGGTCTCCGGTCTCCGGCATCCGCCGTCGGTTCTGAACCTCGTAGAGGTAGATGACCGTCTCTACCGCCTCCTGCTGGCAGAAGAAGAAGCGTCGCCCGACTGCGCGCCGTTCTTCGTCGCGCTCGAACCACCACTCCAGCAGGCGCCGCGTCACGATCGCCGTACCCGGGTATCCGGCCTCGCGCCATTCGCGCACTTTCTCGCGAAGGTGGTTCACGACATCGTTCCGCTGTTCGGTGCTCGCAAGCAGATCCTCGAAGAGCCCTGCCTCTTTCCCTACAACCCCCCCAATGCCTCCCTTCGCGTCCTTCGCGGACGCGAGGAACCTCATCGAGGGGCGCCGTCCGCTCGCGAGCTTCGACCGGCCCCCCGTGAGAAGCTCGTAATGCCGATCCGGTTCCCGGAATGCGTCGCAGATGACGACGCGATCGACAACGTAGGCCATCGCGCCGGCTCCTCAGTCCAGATCCCGCACAACGACTGACTCGTTGCCGTAGACGTCCACAACCTTCACCGCGATCCGCTTGTAACCGCGCACCGGGAACGGCTCGGAGGTGAGTTTCAGCGTGAACTCCTCGGGGTCCACCTCGGCCTTCAGGGCCGCCTTGATGTTCGGCACCTTCGTGAAGTCGAAGAACACTTGGCAGTCCACGAAGCAGTCGCCGTCGTAGTCCTCGTCGAGGTACCAGGCCGAGACGTAGCCCGAATCGGCCGACTTGTACGCGGTCGTGCGGCGCTTGCGATCGAACAGCGCCACGCCGTTGAGCGTTACGCGGACCTGATCCTCCTCGGGGCTCTTCTGCGCCGCGATCTCGACGTCCGGCAACGCGAGAGGCGAGAAGAGCATCTCCGGCTGCGTAGCCTTGAGCCCCTCGGCGAGCGTGTCGGGGCGGATCATGATCAACTCGACCTTGACCTTGCCGCGCTTCTCGAGCGCCGATTTCACCTCGCCGACGTTCGCCTCGAAGGCCCAACCGAGCACGTGCACCTCGAGGATGCCCGAGGCGAGCGCGTCCTGGACGGCGTCGCTGATCTGTTTGGCGGTCACGCGACCTGACAGCGGTCCGACCGAGATCGCGATCTTCTCCTTCTCAGTCTCAGCCACCGCGTGCACTAGCCCCGTGGCGCCTTGGATCGCAGCGTCCTTGCGATAGAGGCGGCAGATCACCTCGATGTAGTTTTCGAGCTTCGCCGCCTCTCCGATGCCCGGCTCGCAAACGACGACGCCCTTCCAGTCCTCGACGGAGTAGCGGCCGAGAGACATGACCTCGAAGGGGCCAGCTACTCGCAAAGCGGTGGCGTCGATTTCAGGTCTGTCAACCAACACAAGATCGCCTGTTTCACGCTCGTTTGAGACGGCCCCAAGCGTCACTTTCTCAGGCGACTCGTAAACGAATCCGCTCGCTAGTTCCGCCCCCCATGTCCTGAAGTGAGGAAATACAGCCGAGAGGACCGCCTTGCGAGCAACATTGATGGCGACGCGCGACGTGTCGCAGGTAATCCAGCGCCTTCCCCATCGCTCGCTGCAGAGCGCCGTAACCCCAGAGCCGCACGTGATGTCCAGCACAAGGTCACTAGGCCGCGTCGTCATGTGGATGCAGCGCTCGACGACCTTGTCTGACGTCTGGACCGCGTAGCGCTTTCCACTGGCGCCTTGGGTGTCGCTCCAAAGGTTCGTAACCTCCATGTACGGGAAATCCTCGAAGTAGAAGACGTATTGAAGGCTATCGCCCGGCGCCTCGAGTCGACGCTGATCGATGAGTCGCCTCATGCCTTCTGGATTGGTCTTCCAGCTGTGTCCTGTTCGCGGCGCGAACGTCCGTCCATCGAACTCAACATTGAAGACACACGATGGCGTTAGGCCCGACGAATTCAGATCGATCAGACGGTAGATCTTGGCGCCCTCCGTCAACAAGGTCGGGTCGTCGCGCTCCTCATCAGTCATCGCGCGTCGACTTCCGTCCGGTAGTTCAACGCGAGTGAACTGCGTACCAGCTCCGACACCGCGGTCTGTGTATATCTTTTGATACTGCACTCTGGCTTTGTCTTTGGCGTACCAGAGCAGGTAGTCGCAGATCCCGGCCAGCAGCGTATTCCGCAGCGGAATCTTCGTGCGGAACGAGATCTGCGCTACAAAGTTGGAAGCCCCGAATACCTCATCCATAAGCGCGCGCGCACGGTGCACGTGCTCGTCGCCAATCTGCACGAGCACGCTGCCACTGTCGCGCAGCAATTCTCGACAGAGATATAGGCGCTCCTCGAGATAAGACATCCACGAGTGAACACCCAGAGCCCACGTATCCCGAAACGCCTTGATCGTGAGGACATCGTCGGCCTGGTCCTTGTCGTCGTTCTTCGTTGAATCCACCCGCTGCTGGAAGTTCGAGTCGTACTTGATGCCGTACGGCGGATCGATGTAGATCATCTGCACCTTGCCACGCAGACCCTCATATTGCAGCAGCGACTCCATCACGTGTAGGGAGTCGCCGCAAATGAGCTTGTTCTTCCAACCCTCTTCGTGTGTGTAGAACTCGACACGCTTGCTTCTGTCGCCCTCGCGGAGGCTCTTTTCGAGGTCGGCAAAGAGGTGGCCCTGCCGCGCCGCGCCCGACTTCTCCTCGGCCGCGCGCCGAGCCCGCTCGATGATCTGGGCGATGCGCGACTCGGAGACGATCTCGTTACGCTGGAGGGGCAGCACCGGTACTTCGCGCCGGTTGCGCTTGCCCGCCCAGAAGAGAACCGGATCCGCCGCCGGATCCATATCCACGACCACCGGCCGCTCGTCGTCGCCCGGGAGCTTGCCCACGTGGACGGCTTTGCTCCAGCCGTTGTCCATCGGCAGCGTGACGACCTGTTCGTCCGCCGGCAGCAGCGGCGTGTGCCCGGTCTCGGGCGTGCGCGGCTCCTTGATGTCGTCATAGGTGTAGCGGGTAACGGTCTTCCCGCCTCTCGGCTTGCGGGTGCCCTTGTCCATCGGCGGCCTTTCTTCTCGCGTGAGCAAGCGTTCGATGAGTGCGGCGCGTCGTCCCACCTGCGAAACGCCTGCGATCTCGCAGATGGTCTTGACCCCAGCCTCGGAGAGCTGCTGGAGGAGCAGTTCGGAAGTAGCCCGATGGGCTCGCGAGAGCTTTGCGCGCATTGCCTCGGCGCTGCGCTTGTCGACGTCGTCCAGCTCAAGTGCCTCGACGACCACCTTGAGCTGATCCCTCGACATTTGAGTGAGTATCTGGCGCTTCAGATTCACGGCTTCGCTCCCGGCGGCGGACTACTTCACGGACATCGCGCGGCTGCACATGCCTTTGTAATCACAGGTAGCGCACTTCTTGCCTGACGGCGCTGCCGCTAACTCCCCGCTGCGAAGAGCGGCCGCCGCGGCGCGCGTGCGGACCTTGACATCCTCGACGAAGTCATCATCGACGGAGCGCGGCTTGCGCTTTCGTTCATCAAGCTCGTAGATCTCCACGTAGTCGGGCCGCCGTCCGGTGAGGTCCTGGTAGCCTAGGGCGTAGACGTGAAGCTGCGTCTCGGTGACGTCCTCTGCCTGCGCCCGATCGCTCGACTTGAGGTCGACGATCGTTGTTTCGCCGGTATCGACGCGGCGGACGAGGTCGATCCGCCCGATGACGTTCACGCCGCCGCCGAGATTGATCTCGATCTGCTTCTCCGAGAACTCGATCTTGTCGAACTCATCTGCATTGTCGTGGAGATAGTCGCGCAGGACATGCTCCGCCGACTCCTCGAGCTGTTGACGCAGCGCCGGGTACGCGTATGGCGCATGCAGGTGGGTCGTGACGAGATCACGTACCTCGTCGACGCCTGCGACGTCACCACGGATCGCGCGTGCATGGACTTCTGCGAGGGCGTCGTGGAGTGACTTCCCGTAGCCGAGCGCCTCGTGGATCGGCGCGTTGAATCCGTAGAGAACGCGGAGCTTGAACTGGTAGGGGCACTCAAAGAAGTACTTGAGGTCCGAAAACGAGAAGACCACGTTCGCCACGCCGGCACGCGGCTGAGGCGGGAGCCGATCGCGCTTCGAGTAGTCCGGCACCCTCCTCTTCACGTAGGTCGACGCGAGGATGTTGTCCCAGAACTCCGAACGCTTCTGAGCCTGCTGGTTCCCCGGAACCGGTGCCCACGTGAAGTGCAGGAACTTCTGGCTGCGCGTCATCGCAACGTAGAACAGCCGCCGCTCGTCTTCGATGGTCCCCTCGAAGCGAGCCTGCCCTCTCACGCCAGCGCTCGGCAGAAGGTGCCACACGGTGCGGCCGCCGGGCTTCTTTGCCGGAAAGCGGTTCTTCAGGAGCGCAGGAACGAATACCACCGGCCACTGCATACCTTTCGCCTGGTGGACGGTCATGATCCGCACCGCATCGGGGTTGGCGTACTGGTTGTCCTGCCAGCCCTCCGGATATGCATCCTCAACGCGGTACTCAAGGAAGTCCGCGAACGACGCGTACTTCTCCAAGGGTCTCGAGTGGAAGTGGATCGCCTCGAAGTCTGAGATCGCCTGACTGAACTTGCCGAGGTTGTAGAACACAACCTCTCCCCGGCCGCTCGGGACCCGCCCCTCTCGGACCCCGGCTTCCGCAAGGAAGTTGAGAAAGACGCGTTGGATCGAGTACTGCCCCCATCGCTTCTGGTCCGGATCGGCGAGCGCCGCCTTGGCGGTTGCGGCGCTCTTGATTGCGGCCTGAAGCGCGTCCGGCTCCAGGCCAAGGTTCGCTGCGTTCCACGCGGCCTCGACGTCTGATTCTTCGACCGCGCGGCCACCAATGAAGTAGAAGAGCTGTCGAGCTGCCTCCGCCTCCGCGGTCTGGAAGAGACTCGTCATTCCCGTCACGACGAATGGGATGCCGGCGACGCGCAAGGCGTCCGTGATCGGCTCCGCGTTCTTCTTCACGCTGCGAAGGAGAACTGCCATGTCGGACCAGGAGAGACCGCGGGGCTTGCCATCTTCGTTGACCGCGATCCCACGGAGAGCCCTCGCGGTCTCCGCTATGTACTTCGCCTCCGCGGTTGGATTGTCGAAAGACAGGGCGACCATGTCACCGAGCTCGTACTTCTGCGCGCCGGTGGGTTTCATCGCCTTCTGAAGCCGAGCGGCGTTCTGCTCGATAAAGGGGCGGGCAGTCCCGACGATGCCGTCGCTTGAGCGGAAGTTCTCTTCGATCGGGATCTGTTCGACGTCCGGATAGCGTTGCGAGAAGTTGAGAATGTTAGCGACGTCGCTTCCGCGCCATTGGTAGATGGTCTGGTCGTCGTCGCCGACGACGCAGATCTCGGCACCGAGTTCGTGTAGCGACCAGACGATAGCTTCCTGAACCGGATTCACGTCCTGATATTCGTCGACAATGACGTACTTCACCCGGTCGCCAAGTCGTGCGCGGAGATCTTGGTCGTTGGTGAGCACCTCGACTGCCAGCTCGAGGATGGCCGAGTAGTCGAGGTAGCTCCGCGACTCCAGCAACTTCTTGTAGCTGTCGAGGCCCTTGACGAGTGAACAGCCGGCGAGGTCCTTAGGCTCGAGGTCGGCTTCGCGCA
This DNA window, taken from bacterium, encodes the following:
- a CDS encoding HNH endonuclease, which produces MRCSICGFSFESVYGKLGRGFIECHHVVPLAQSAGSRKTSLEDLVLVCSNCHRMLHRDLSQGGKRTLATLRSIVERNRKRTE
- a CDS encoding DEAD/DEAH box helicase family protein, giving the protein MAYVVDRVVICDAFREPDRHYELLTGGRSKLASGRRPSMRFLASAKDAKGGIGGVVGKEAGLFEDLLASTEQRNDVVNHLREKVREWREAGYPGTAIVTRRLLEWWFERDEERRAVGRRFFFCQQEAVETVIYLYEVQNRRRMPETGDLLRYALKLATGTGKTIVMALIVTWSTLHKRKVSGSSLSANFLVLVPNLTVRDRVSGQPRGDGLDPSGEHNLYDAFETVPPEYKDEFRPNVLVRNWQGIPLENKREDWIGERDVPLEAGRFIPQAVLRAMQRRARQDPNAPIRRLLGGWRDLLVINDEAHHVYGEKRARSGEDPEYIKWSKILERLSKAARVSLVLDLSATPWYGSGSPKPEGTLFEWLVSDFSVYDAFESGLVKVVRLPDPTEQGHVYLDLWDLVKGAKTKEEYLRSCKGAIASIYSSWKKDYDDWSSMLLPEMRGPSPVLLCVADNAQKASWLFEHLTREYDLLRNPDDDDRRCWMTIPIDSKVFDADKGNEATLREMVNTVGAKGKPGERVRCIVSVNMLSEGWDVKSVTHILGLRAFGSPLLTEQIIGRGLRRTNYDILNQPLDERPEGGEETVDAFGIPFVGFPVEKRKRARTGRWGEKLHWIEADPKKVGYRVAVPNVRSWAVGVTESLANRLRVEDLPEIRINPKETPPDVHVRPVVGGAPEAVMTLEEVRKEWPVLRTAFLMAEELHAETNPGAAADLGIGPTFDELLEVSRRYLDSRVVPLESGALKADVRDIGIYYWRRQALDALGTAIRGAGSTGVEAVPILGNPEFLDTANLRRFQWTGIVANGNRCHTNKVPCHTDLEKQFAEFLDNAKDVVRYFKNERLGFSVTYYESNRPRQYFPDFIIAARDADGREMMWLAETKGEIRTNTALKSEAASSWCEKMSTTKYGQWRYLFVPQKKFESSIAASVGSLKDLADALIGVRPAPQLALVSCEDERVRREAFKSLLPLFSLRAAAGYFGAGESVEPEAWIEVDGIGKLDERMFVCRAVGRSMEPMIHDGDFVVFRATPAGSRQGKMVLAQYRGPADPETGGSFTVKRYASKKTADEESGWRHTRVVLEPLNRSYSPIILTGEDAETVTIIGELVTVLRGENRPIERHR
- a CDS encoding site-specific DNA-methyltransferase codes for the protein MNLKRQILTQMSRDQLKVVVEALELDDVDKRSAEAMRAKLSRAHRATSELLLQQLSEAGVKTICEIAGVSQVGRRAALIERLLTREERPPMDKGTRKPRGGKTVTRYTYDDIKEPRTPETGHTPLLPADEQVVTLPMDNGWSKAVHVGKLPGDDERPVVVDMDPAADPVLFWAGKRNRREVPVLPLQRNEIVSESRIAQIIERARRAAEEKSGAARQGHLFADLEKSLREGDRSKRVEFYTHEEGWKNKLICGDSLHVMESLLQYEGLRGKVQMIYIDPPYGIKYDSNFQQRVDSTKNDDKDQADDVLTIKAFRDTWALGVHSWMSYLEERLYLCRELLRDSGSVLVQIGDEHVHRARALMDEVFGASNFVAQISFRTKIPLRNTLLAGICDYLLWYAKDKARVQYQKIYTDRGVGAGTQFTRVELPDGSRRAMTDEERDDPTLLTEGAKIYRLIDLNSSGLTPSCVFNVEFDGRTFAPRTGHSWKTNPEGMRRLIDQRRLEAPGDSLQYVFYFEDFPYMEVTNLWSDTQGASGKRYAVQTSDKVVERCIHMTTRPSDLVLDITCGSGVTALCSERWGRRWITCDTSRVAINVARKAVLSAVFPHFRTWGAELASGFVYESPEKVTLGAVSNERETGDLVLVDRPEIDATALRVAGPFEVMSLGRYSVEDWKGVVVCEPGIGEAAKLENYIEVICRLYRKDAAIQGATGLVHAVAETEKEKIAISVGPLSGRVTAKQISDAVQDALASGILEVHVLGWAFEANVGEVKSALEKRGKVKVELIMIRPDTLAEGLKATQPEMLFSPLALPDVEIAAQKSPEEDQVRVTLNGVALFDRKRRTTAYKSADSGYVSAWYLDEDYDGDCFVDCQVFFDFTKVPNIKAALKAEVDPEEFTLKLTSEPFPVRGYKRIAVKVVDVYGNESVVVRDLD
- a CDS encoding ATP-dependent helicase is translated as MNLTKRQTQAIAFGGRNLQLIACAGSGKTEVVARRIVHLIDPTGPRRLSPSNIVAFTFTEKAAGELKERTYKRAHESLGEITGMAEMFVGTIHGFCLELLKGEVPKYLKFEILNEVQQGLFIDRHSKQSGLTACTDLKGVPLRRYVDTHRYITALSILREADLEPKDLAGCSLVKGLDSYKKLLESRSYLDYSAILELAVEVLTNDQDLRARLGDRVKYVIVDEYQDVNPVQEAIVWSLHELGAEICVVGDDDQTIYQWRGSDVANILNFSQRYPDVEQIPIEENFRSSDGIVGTARPFIEQNAARLQKAMKPTGAQKYELGDMVALSFDNPTAEAKYIAETARALRGIAVNEDGKPRGLSWSDMAVLLRSVKKNAEPITDALRVAGIPFVVTGMTSLFQTAEAEAARQLFYFIGGRAVEESDVEAAWNAANLGLEPDALQAAIKSAATAKAALADPDQKRWGQYSIQRVFLNFLAEAGVREGRVPSGRGEVVFYNLGKFSQAISDFEAIHFHSRPLEKYASFADFLEYRVEDAYPEGWQDNQYANPDAVRIMTVHQAKGMQWPVVFVPALLKNRFPAKKPGGRTVWHLLPSAGVRGQARFEGTIEDERRLFYVAMTRSQKFLHFTWAPVPGNQQAQKRSEFWDNILASTYVKRRVPDYSKRDRLPPQPRAGVANVVFSFSDLKYFFECPYQFKLRVLYGFNAPIHEALGYGKSLHDALAEVHARAIRGDVAGVDEVRDLVTTHLHAPYAYPALRQQLEESAEHVLRDYLHDNADEFDKIEFSEKQIEINLGGGVNVIGRIDLVRRVDTGETTIVDLKSSDRAQAEDVTETQLHVYALGYQDLTGRRPDYVEIYELDERKRKPRSVDDDFVEDVKVRTRAAAAALRSGELAAAPSGKKCATCDYKGMCSRAMSVK